Proteins from one Camelina sativa cultivar DH55 chromosome 8, Cs, whole genome shotgun sequence genomic window:
- the LOC104708681 gene encoding zinc finger protein ZAT5-like → MEAFEEATKEQSLILKGKRTKRQRTQSPIPFSIALPIVSSLAPDMEGESIDLDSKDNALGNDQGNLKKDGVITSSSSSASWSSQNNPTLKTAEDEEDQDIANCLILLAQGHFLPHSNHHLTNSNNNNNNNNNAYRFTSRKFLETSSSNGGGKAGYYVYQCKTCDRTFPSFQALGGHRASHKKPKATSFYTNLDLKKNIYANDAASLVTTTTVYNNNKNNNNNNRSLVVYGKASNYNKVHECGICGAEFTSGQALGGHMRRHRGAVVVTAAVAPTVTVATTAANTELSLSSMSFDQISDGQDHLVMPAKKKARKTVVSLDLDLNLPAPEDEIRVNGFSLASKQNHEQEHQQKKLREEPKSLVLSAPTLVDCHY, encoded by the coding sequence ATGGAAGCGTTCGAAGAGGCCACAAAGGAGCAATCTTTGATCCTTAAAGGGAAGCGGACGAAGCGACAACGTACACAATCTCCCATACCTTTCTCTATCGCCCTTCCTATTGTTTCTTCCTTGGCACCTGACATGGAAGGAGAATCCATTGATCTTGATTCCAAGGACAATGCTTTAGGAAACGATCAGGGAAACCTCAAAAAGGATGGTGTGATcacgtcttcatcatcatcagcctcTTGGTCCTCCCAAAACAACCCAACATTGAAGACGGcagaagatgaggaagatcaAGACATAGCCAATTGTTTGATTCTCCTTGCCCAAGGACACTTTCTTCCCCACAGCAACCACCACTTAacaaacagcaacaacaacaacaacaacaacaataacgcGTATAGATTTACCAGCAGGAAATTTCTAgagacttcttcttctaacGGTGGTGGTAAAGCCGGTTACTACGTTTATCAGTGCAAGACATGTGACCGGACCTTCCCTTCTTTCCAGGCTTTAGGTGGCCATAGAGCTAGCCACAAGAAACCTAAAGCCACCTCTTTTTACACCAACCTTGACCTCAAGAAGAACATTTATGCAAACGACGCCGCTTCACTCGTCACAACCACAACTGTTTACAAtaacaacaagaacaataacaataacaatagATCGCTTGTCGTGTACGGTAAGGCAAGTAACTACAATAAGGTTCATGAATGTGGAATCTGTGGAGCCGAGTTTACGTCCGGACAAGCATTAGGTGGCCACATGAGACGGCACAGAGGTGCGGTGGTAGTCACGGCGGCGGTAGCCCCGACGGTGACGGTGGCCACGACTGCGGCCAACACGGAGCTATCACTGTCTTCGATGTCGTTCGATCAAATATCGGACGGTCAGGATCATCTGGTGATGCCAGCGAAAAAGAAAGCAAGGAAGACGGTTGTGTCACTGGATTTGGATCTGAATCTACCCGCACCGGAAGATGAGATTCGAGTCAACGGATTCAGCTTAGCTTCAAAGCAAAATCACGAACAAGAACATCAACAGAAGAAGCTAAGAGAAGAACCAAAGTCTCTTGTCTTGTCTGCTCCTACTTTAGTGGATTGCCACTACTGA